In one Armatimonadota bacterium genomic region, the following are encoded:
- a CDS encoding ABC transporter permease, translating into MTITTPPRPYPGFLPGLGAVWAFVRRDFLIAWSYPVNFLSGFAGMIGQVAVFYFVAQIVDPSRIGGQGPTAYVAFVSVGVAVTTFFQLGAFRLATALRTEQFIGTIESLLVAPVSMVTLQFGLVAYELMLLPVRMALFLGMVGLLGVTLHPAGVLSALLLLVAFAPFVAGVAALSAAATLRFKNAWSVIGAGTAALAVLSGAYFPVSVFPQWLFHLAAVNPMAIVLDGMRAALLSGSGWADVAPDVLAVLAISVATLLVGLGAFQAAFRAERRRGTLGLY; encoded by the coding sequence ATGACGATCACGACGCCGCCACGTCCGTATCCTGGCTTCCTGCCAGGGCTGGGGGCGGTTTGGGCGTTCGTGCGCCGCGACTTCCTGATCGCCTGGAGCTACCCGGTGAACTTCCTCAGCGGGTTCGCCGGCATGATCGGCCAGGTGGCGGTCTTCTACTTCGTCGCGCAGATCGTCGACCCGTCCCGGATCGGCGGGCAGGGGCCGACGGCATACGTCGCGTTCGTCTCGGTCGGTGTGGCGGTCACGACGTTCTTCCAGCTGGGTGCGTTCCGGCTGGCAACCGCCCTCAGGACGGAGCAGTTCATCGGGACGATCGAGTCGCTGCTCGTGGCGCCGGTTTCCATGGTGACGCTCCAGTTCGGGCTCGTCGCCTACGAACTGATGCTGTTGCCCGTGCGGATGGCCCTGTTCCTGGGCATGGTCGGCCTGCTCGGAGTGACGCTCCACCCGGCCGGGGTCCTCTCGGCTCTTTTGTTGCTGGTCGCCTTCGCACCCTTCGTCGCCGGCGTCGCTGCGCTCAGCGCCGCGGCGACGCTGCGGTTCAAAAACGCCTGGAGCGTGATCGGTGCGGGGACCGCCGCGCTGGCCGTGCTGTCCGGCGCGTACTTCCCCGTCTCCGTGTTCCCGCAATGGCTCTTTCATCTGGCCGCGGTCAACCCGATGGCGATCGTGCTGGACGGGATGCGCGCGGCGCTGCTGAGCGGTTCCGGATGGGCCGACGTCGCGCCCGATGTGCTGGCCGTGTTGGCCATCTCTGTGGCGACGCTGCTTGTGGGGCTCGGGGCGTTCCAAGCGGCGTTCCGCGCAGAGCGTCGACGCGGGACGCTTGGCCTGTACTGA
- a CDS encoding PqqD family protein, whose protein sequence is MITAQTKIVRNDRVVYQELAPGQGAVLLHLDTAHYHGLNPVGALIWDLLGTEGATLGEVLAGVRAAVPDAPDAVERDVREFIQALADRDVVRTT, encoded by the coding sequence ATGATCACCGCGCAGACGAAGATCGTCCGCAACGACCGGGTCGTCTACCAGGAACTCGCGCCCGGCCAGGGCGCGGTGCTGCTGCACCTGGACACCGCACACTACCACGGGCTCAATCCGGTGGGTGCCCTGATCTGGGACCTGCTGGGGACGGAGGGCGCGACGCTGGGGGAGGTCCTGGCCGGTGTACGGGCCGCCGTGCCGGACGCGCCGGATGCCGTGGAGCGAGACGTGAGGGAGTTCATACAAGCTCTGGCCGACCGCGACGTCGTGCGCACCACCTGA
- a CDS encoding asparagine synthase-related protein — protein MGSIVATVGFPPDPQLGERMLGSAPYRGTCRQCVAVGRCLLGFSRTEDGSDAGSATRDGWGAVFCGTLDNLAELAAEPGDRVATPAEAVLATFQRFGKDAPARLRGAFAAAVTDGRQLWCFRDHVGLYTLVYSERAGTVAVASEPAELEPVLPTGLQPDLDGLEALLYKFCDGSAGTHLGVRTLPAATTLCADGSSVRLHRYWRPEHLIESARLADDEIAERFAACMSQAVARTLTGADAIALSGGIDSTAVAAFAAPLHRARWGRPLGAVSAVYPQHPTADESEFIRAMASSAGLVLHTYVPAARPTDHLEYWTRLTRSPVHPQYTISETEEMYRCARALGYRTVITGEYAEGLVEMRQGLFRHLLRRGRIRTLARHLRGYRANGVGLGSLAGHLAVAAFPRLYAAYRRVRGGPRVRAPDWLDADRVRQARRTVEATRPTWRHAQMPAFEGANLAGCADEVCQEVCGVRVRVPWADVDLWEFFMSLPAEVKFPDVRPKGLVRSLLRGRVPDTILDRSDKTYFDDAIRDNIDYKALRRWLVEPKHRLRSIDYEVLAYRLHMEDLELSEFLWAKDLASIQAFLALW, from the coding sequence ATGGGTTCCATCGTCGCAACCGTCGGTTTCCCTCCCGATCCGCAGTTGGGCGAGCGCATGCTCGGATCGGCACCCTACCGCGGCACGTGCCGCCAATGCGTAGCCGTCGGCAGGTGCCTGCTCGGCTTCAGCAGAACCGAAGACGGCTCGGATGCCGGCTCGGCGACGCGGGACGGATGGGGTGCGGTCTTCTGCGGGACGCTCGACAACCTGGCTGAGCTGGCCGCCGAACCGGGCGACCGGGTAGCCACCCCGGCCGAGGCGGTGCTGGCGACGTTCCAGCGCTTCGGCAAAGACGCTCCGGCCCGGCTGCGCGGCGCCTTCGCGGCCGCGGTGACCGATGGCAGGCAGCTGTGGTGCTTCCGCGACCACGTGGGCTTGTATACCCTGGTCTACTCCGAACGCGCCGGGACAGTCGCCGTCGCCAGCGAACCGGCGGAGCTCGAACCGGTGCTGCCCACCGGCCTGCAGCCGGACCTGGATGGACTGGAAGCGCTCTTGTACAAGTTCTGCGACGGCAGCGCCGGCACCCACCTGGGGGTGCGGACCCTGCCGGCGGCGACGACCCTGTGCGCGGACGGCTCTTCCGTGCGCCTGCACCGCTACTGGCGTCCGGAGCACCTGATCGAGAGCGCACGGCTGGCAGACGACGAGATCGCCGAGCGGTTCGCGGCGTGCATGTCCCAGGCGGTCGCCCGCACCCTGACCGGTGCAGACGCCATCGCGCTGAGCGGAGGGATCGACTCGACCGCGGTGGCCGCCTTCGCGGCCCCCCTGCACCGCGCGCGCTGGGGGCGGCCGCTGGGAGCGGTTTCCGCCGTCTATCCGCAGCACCCCACCGCTGACGAGAGCGAGTTCATCCGGGCGATGGCGAGTTCGGCCGGGCTCGTGCTCCACACGTACGTTCCCGCAGCCCGCCCCACGGACCATCTGGAGTACTGGACCCGTCTGACCCGGTCCCCGGTCCACCCCCAGTACACGATCTCCGAAACCGAGGAGATGTATCGGTGCGCTCGCGCGCTCGGGTACCGGACGGTCATCACCGGCGAGTACGCGGAGGGGTTGGTCGAGATGCGCCAGGGTCTGTTCCGCCACCTGCTCCGGCGCGGCCGCATCCGCACTCTGGCCCGGCACCTGCGCGGGTACCGGGCCAACGGAGTCGGGCTCGGGTCGCTCGCCGGGCATCTGGCCGTCGCCGCCTTCCCCCGGCTGTATGCAGCCTACCGAAGGGTGAGGGGCGGGCCGCGGGTGCGCGCACCGGACTGGCTCGATGCCGATCGCGTCCGGCAGGCCCGGCGCACCGTGGAGGCGACGAGGCCGACTTGGCGGCACGCGCAGATGCCCGCTTTCGAGGGCGCCAACCTCGCGGGCTGCGCCGACGAGGTGTGCCAGGAGGTGTGCGGCGTGCGCGTGCGGGTCCCCTGGGCCGACGTGGACCTGTGGGAGTTCTTCATGAGCCTGCCCGCGGAGGTGAAGTTCCCGGACGTCCGACCCAAGGGTCTGGTCCGAAGCCTGCTGCGCGGGCGGGTGCCGGATACGATCCTTGACCGGTCGGACAAGACGTACTTCGACGACGCGATCCGGGACAACATCGACTACAAGGCGCTGCGCCGGTGGCTGGTCGAACCCAAGCACCGCCTACGCAGCATCGACTACGAGGTCCTCGCGTACCGGCTCCATATGGAAGACCTGGAACTGTCCGAGTTTTTGTGGGCGAAG
- a CDS encoding ABC transporter ATP-binding protein, with the protein MGSRPEASHMDLRADGTTAGRARAPSFRQEGSGSPAVELVEVTRRFGAVVALDRVSMRVVPGQVAALLGPNGAGKTTLLRVLTGLIDPHEGEARILGQAVTDGGWVTRRLIGLVPSGDRTFYLRLSGLENLVFFARLHGMRGRQAAGRAREVLDQVGLADAGEVAVGRYSHGMQKRLSVARALLTDPPVLLVDEATHDLDPEGAQAVRTLVRARAARGTAVIWTTQRVEEIRGFADTVTVLGRGRVLFDGTVPELLSRSLPRRYILQVRDGARRVPDLAEALDRALGTTGTIEPTAQAEHFLLALPEGAILGDAVAALTASNFQVLACREETPEVEHVFLQITRGDSR; encoded by the coding sequence GTGGGTAGCCGGCCAGAAGCGTCGCACATGGACCTACGGGCAGACGGGACGACTGCGGGCCGCGCGCGCGCACCGTCGTTCAGGCAGGAAGGCAGCGGGTCTCCGGCGGTGGAGCTCGTGGAGGTGACGCGCCGCTTCGGCGCCGTCGTTGCCCTCGACCGGGTGTCGATGCGCGTCGTGCCGGGGCAGGTCGCAGCGCTGCTCGGCCCCAACGGCGCCGGCAAGACGACCCTGCTGCGCGTGCTGACCGGGCTGATAGACCCCCACGAAGGAGAGGCGCGGATCCTGGGGCAGGCGGTGACCGACGGTGGATGGGTGACCAGGCGCCTTATCGGTTTGGTCCCCTCCGGCGACCGCACCTTCTATCTGCGCCTGTCGGGCCTGGAAAACCTCGTCTTCTTCGCGAGGCTGCACGGGATGCGGGGGCGGCAGGCGGCCGGGCGGGCACGCGAGGTCCTCGACCAGGTCGGCCTGGCAGACGCCGGGGAGGTCGCCGTCGGGCGCTACTCCCACGGCATGCAGAAGCGGTTGTCGGTGGCGCGCGCGCTGTTGACCGACCCACCTGTCCTGCTGGTCGACGAGGCGACGCACGACCTGGATCCGGAGGGGGCACAGGCGGTCCGTACGCTCGTGCGCGCGCGCGCCGCGCGCGGCACGGCGGTGATCTGGACGACCCAACGCGTCGAGGAGATCCGGGGCTTCGCCGACACCGTGACGGTGCTCGGTCGCGGACGTGTCCTGTTCGACGGTACGGTCCCGGAACTGCTGAGCCGGTCCTTGCCCCGCCGATACATCCTGCAGGTTCGCGACGGAGCGCGGCGTGTCCCGGACCTGGCCGAGGCGCTGGACAGAGCGCTGGGTACGACCGGCACGATCGAGCCGACCGCACAGGCCGAACACTTCCTGCTCGCCCTGCCCGAGGGCGCGATCCTCGGCGATGCGGTGGCGGCCCTGACCGCTTCGAACTTCCAGGTCCTGGCGTGCCGCGAGGAGACGCCGGAGGTCGAGCACGTCTTCTTGCAGATCACCCGAGGAGACAGCCGATGA
- a CDS encoding nucleotidyltransferase family protein: protein MTRSVAPTTPAQALLLLCANPQAATDAVAAGLPADDAAWEAFLALAAGHGVLSLVHRRLSAEAIPLWVAARLRAALEDTLAQNLFLTAELLRLLERFAAGGVRVMPLKGPTLALRLYGNVGLREVRDLDVLVHPSDAEPAHRLLMESGYRPDIPLTPRQEAFYLAHGAMRNFVRRDGRMVVELHWRLAQRYLLFALPFDELWRRRTVQPLGGRSIPDLAPEDLLIVLCAHGAKHRWSRLLWIADVAEFLWHERPDWEATLERARSMGCTRMVLVGATLAGSLLRAPLPDILAAGAATDPMVGTLRDQVTRRLWVPDHSAVAERVGFSMFYYRCRERIGDRLRYVWRSATTPNLQDWSALRLPPALSVLYYAFRPLRLIWKYGSEVVRG, encoded by the coding sequence GTGACACGCTCCGTCGCGCCGACCACACCCGCCCAAGCCCTGCTGCTGCTGTGCGCCAATCCTCAGGCGGCGACCGATGCGGTGGCTGCCGGGCTGCCCGCCGACGACGCGGCGTGGGAGGCCTTCCTGGCCCTCGCGGCCGGGCACGGCGTGCTCTCGCTCGTCCACCGACGCCTTAGCGCCGAAGCCATCCCGCTCTGGGTGGCGGCCCGGCTGCGCGCGGCCCTGGAGGACACCCTCGCGCAGAACCTGTTCCTGACCGCCGAACTGCTGCGCTTGCTGGAACGTTTCGCCGCCGGGGGGGTGCGGGTGATGCCGCTGAAGGGGCCGACGCTCGCCCTTCGGCTGTACGGAAACGTCGGACTTCGCGAAGTTCGGGACCTCGACGTGCTCGTGCATCCCTCAGACGCCGAGCCAGCCCACCGACTGCTCATGGAGTCCGGATACCGCCCCGACATCCCGCTGACGCCCCGGCAGGAGGCCTTCTATCTGGCCCACGGCGCGATGCGCAACTTCGTCCGCCGCGACGGTCGCATGGTCGTCGAGCTGCACTGGCGCCTGGCGCAGAGGTACCTGCTCTTTGCACTCCCTTTCGACGAGCTGTGGCGGCGCAGGACCGTCCAGCCGCTGGGAGGGCGGTCCATTCCCGATCTGGCGCCCGAAGACCTCCTGATCGTGCTGTGCGCGCACGGTGCCAAGCACCGCTGGTCGAGGCTGTTGTGGATCGCCGACGTCGCGGAGTTTCTCTGGCACGAACGCCCTGACTGGGAAGCGACGCTCGAACGCGCACGGTCGATGGGCTGCACGCGGATGGTGCTTGTGGGGGCAACGCTTGCGGGATCGCTGCTGCGCGCCCCGTTGCCGGACATCCTCGCGGCAGGGGCGGCCACCGATCCAATGGTCGGTACGTTGCGCGACCAGGTGACGCGTCGCCTGTGGGTGCCCGACCACTCCGCCGTGGCCGAAAGAGTGGGGTTTTCGATGTTCTACTACCGCTGCCGGGAGCGGATCGGCGACCGCCTTCGGTATGTCTGGAGGTCGGCCACCACGCCAAACCTGCAGGACTGGAGCGCCCTGCGACTGCCTCCGGCGCTGTCGGTGCTGTACTACGCATTCCGCCCGCTGCGCCTGATCTGGAAGTACGGCAGCGAGGTGGTCCGTGGGTAG